Proteins encoded together in one uncultured Desulfosarcina sp. window:
- a CDS encoding type IV toxin-antitoxin system AbiEi family antitoxin, with product MKPELQKLINAATELFAQTTGIGVVYKRTERKENQYPNGCIRINHEGTRFELIVQAKRTLTRATVLLERTQPTIPGKNRILITTYVTPPLADLMKKAGIFFMDTAGNAYIDKPPLFVFVKGNRPPDKMKRPPTTGRVFKPAGLKVLFTLLNAPGTANLPYRQIAEMTDVALGTVEWIFRDLKEMGFLIEMDKRERRLTKLDTLQKRWVEAYPDQLRPKLVIDRFNADNPEWWKTTNPLDYDMHWGGEVAAAKLTQQLRPEKVIIYGKELPGKLIIKNKLRKTDEGKIEILKPFWKFEDPLADKGIVPPLLIYADLMATGDERNIETAGILYDTYLA from the coding sequence ATGAAACCGGAACTCCAGAAATTGATAAACGCCGCCACTGAATTATTTGCTCAAACCACAGGGATCGGTGTCGTTTACAAAAGAACGGAAAGAAAAGAAAATCAATATCCTAACGGCTGCATACGGATAAATCATGAGGGTACGCGGTTTGAATTGATCGTACAGGCAAAAAGAACGCTGACCCGCGCCACCGTCCTTTTGGAAAGGACGCAACCCACCATTCCTGGAAAAAACCGGATACTGATCACCACCTATGTGACGCCTCCTTTGGCGGACCTGATGAAGAAGGCCGGCATCTTCTTCATGGACACAGCGGGCAATGCATACATCGACAAGCCGCCACTTTTTGTTTTTGTTAAAGGGAATAGACCTCCCGACAAAATGAAAAGGCCTCCAACAACCGGACGCGTATTCAAACCTGCCGGCTTGAAGGTCCTTTTCACACTATTGAATGCACCGGGCACCGCCAATCTGCCCTACCGACAAATCGCCGAGATGACCGATGTGGCACTGGGCACTGTCGAATGGATATTCCGAGACCTCAAGGAAATGGGGTTTCTAATAGAAATGGACAAACGGGAAAGAAGACTCACCAAACTGGATACGCTGCAGAAAAGATGGGTTGAAGCTTATCCGGATCAATTGCGTCCCAAACTCGTCATCGACCGCTTTAACGCAGACAATCCTGAATGGTGGAAAACGACCAATCCACTGGACTACGACATGCATTGGGGAGGGGAAGTCGCCGCGGCAAAACTCACTCAGCAATTGAGACCGGAAAAAGTCATCATTTACGGCAAAGAACTTCCCGGCAAATTGATTATTAAAAATAAACTTCGAAAAACCGATGAGGGTAAAATTGAAATATTAAAACCATTTTGGAAATTCGAAGATCCTCTCGCGGATAAAGGAATCGTACCACCCCTTCTGATCTATGCCGATCTGATGGCAACCGGCGATGAGCGAAATATCGAAACAGCAGGAATCCT